A window of the Bradyrhizobium ottawaense genome harbors these coding sequences:
- a CDS encoding acetyl-CoA acetyltransferase: MSKTSLPEDRIPVIVGVGEIVDRPADIAAGLEPLTLLEQAVRRAEADSGAKLLGELGSLDVVNFLSWRYRDPEKLLAARLGVSPAHNYYGPVGGESPIRYIHEAAQRIARGECSVAAVCGAEAQSTATKAERGGITLPWTPFASDVEEPKRGAVFQKPMAVKLGVFRPITVYPLYESATSAHWGQTPREALAESGRLWSTYSKVASENPNSWMKKALAPDEITTATADNRLIAWPYTKLMVANPTVNMGGAVLLTSLAKARAAGVPEDRLIYVWGGASAEEPRDYLVRDQFYESHPQNAVLKAVMDLVEGDGKKFDAIELYSCFPCVPKMARRTLGLGPDVQPTVTGGLTFFGAPLNTYMTHAACAMVRKLRDGGKLGLLYGQGGFVTKHHGLVLSREAPKAALSQNTSVQTEADRAKGAVPEFVTEASGKGKAESFTVIYKGNGEVEHGVVMMRTEQDARALARVPANDAATLAHLLNMDRTPVGTLGNVVTAEDGVLEWRVG, from the coding sequence ATGTCAAAAACCTCCCTCCCCGAAGACCGCATTCCCGTCATCGTCGGCGTCGGCGAAATCGTCGACCGGCCGGCGGATATTGCCGCCGGCCTCGAACCGCTCACGCTGCTCGAACAGGCGGTGCGGCGCGCGGAAGCCGACAGTGGCGCCAAGCTGCTGGGCGAGCTCGGCTCGCTCGACGTCGTCAACTTCCTGAGCTGGCGCTACCGCGATCCCGAAAAACTACTGGCGGCGCGGCTTGGCGTCAGCCCCGCGCACAACTATTACGGCCCGGTCGGCGGCGAGAGCCCGATCCGCTACATCCATGAGGCGGCGCAGCGGATCGCGCGCGGCGAATGCAGCGTGGCCGCGGTCTGCGGCGCCGAAGCGCAATCGACCGCGACCAAGGCCGAGCGCGGCGGCATCACGCTGCCGTGGACGCCGTTCGCGAGCGACGTCGAGGAGCCGAAGCGCGGCGCGGTATTCCAGAAGCCGATGGCCGTAAAACTCGGCGTGTTCCGCCCGATCACGGTCTATCCGCTCTATGAGTCCGCCACGTCAGCGCATTGGGGCCAGACTCCACGTGAAGCGTTGGCGGAATCCGGGCGACTCTGGTCGACCTACTCGAAGGTGGCGTCGGAAAATCCGAACTCCTGGATGAAGAAGGCGCTCGCGCCGGACGAGATCACGACCGCGACGGCGGACAATCGCCTGATCGCCTGGCCCTATACCAAGCTGATGGTGGCCAATCCGACCGTCAACATGGGCGGCGCGGTGCTGCTGACCTCACTGGCCAAAGCCCGTGCGGCCGGCGTGCCCGAGGATCGCCTGATCTATGTCTGGGGTGGCGCCTCGGCGGAAGAGCCGCGCGACTATCTGGTGCGCGACCAGTTCTACGAAAGCCACCCGCAGAACGCGGTGCTGAAGGCGGTGATGGACCTGGTCGAGGGCGACGGCAAAAAGTTCGACGCGATCGAATTATATAGCTGCTTTCCCTGCGTGCCGAAGATGGCGCGGCGGACGCTGGGCCTCGGCCCCGACGTGCAGCCGACCGTGACCGGCGGGCTGACGTTCTTCGGCGCGCCGCTCAACACCTACATGACGCATGCGGCCTGCGCGATGGTGCGGAAGCTGCGTGACGGCGGCAAGCTCGGCCTGCTCTACGGCCAGGGCGGTTTCGTCACCAAGCATCACGGCCTGGTGCTGTCGCGCGAGGCGCCGAAAGCAGCGCTATCGCAGAACACCAGCGTGCAGACGGAGGCTGACCGAGCTAAGGGCGCGGTGCCGGAGTTCGTCACCGAAGCCTCGGGCAAGGGCAAGGCCGAAAGCTTTACCGTGATCTACAAGGGCAACGGCGAAGTCGAGCACGGCGTGGTGATGATGCGCACGGAGCAAGATGCCCGCGCGCTGGCTCGCGTCCCCGCCAATGACGCCGCGACGCTGGCGCATCTGTTGAATATGGACCGCACCCCGGTCGGCACGCTGGGCAATGTGGTGACGGCGGAAGACGGCGTGCTGGAATGGCGGGTGGGGTAG
- a CDS encoding ABC transporter ATP-binding protein codes for MSTIALQAPAIELRDVCKRFGRTEIIRGVNLSISRGERHAIIGPNGAGKTTLFNLISGRFPISSGSITVDGKSTANLAPQEINRLGLSRSFQITSIFPRMTVFENIRCGLLWSQGYRYSFWNLLGRQKALNEAADQLLERLKLSDRRNLQAGLLSYAEQRALEIGITIAGGAEIILLDEPTAGMSHSETDSAVALIRSVSEGKTLIMVEHDMSVVFGLADRITVLVYGEVIASDAPAAIRGNAAVQEAYLGTVAA; via the coding sequence GTGAGCACAATTGCCCTCCAGGCGCCTGCCATCGAACTGCGCGACGTCTGCAAGCGTTTCGGGCGAACCGAAATCATCCGCGGCGTCAACCTCTCGATTTCGCGCGGCGAACGTCATGCCATCATCGGTCCCAACGGCGCCGGCAAGACCACGCTGTTCAACCTGATCTCGGGACGCTTTCCGATCAGCTCCGGTTCGATCACGGTCGACGGCAAGTCGACCGCCAATCTGGCGCCGCAGGAAATCAACCGGCTCGGCCTGTCGCGCAGCTTTCAGATCACCTCGATCTTCCCGCGCATGACCGTGTTCGAGAACATCCGCTGCGGCCTGTTGTGGTCGCAAGGCTATCGCTACTCGTTCTGGAACCTGTTGGGCCGGCAGAAGGCGCTGAACGAAGCCGCCGACCAATTGCTCGAACGGCTCAAGCTTTCCGACCGGCGCAACCTTCAGGCCGGGCTGTTGTCCTATGCCGAGCAGCGCGCGCTGGAGATCGGCATCACCATCGCCGGCGGGGCCGAAATCATCCTGCTGGACGAGCCGACCGCCGGCATGAGCCACAGCGAGACCGACAGCGCCGTCGCGCTGATCCGCAGCGTTTCGGAAGGCAAGACGCTGATCATGGTCGAGCACGACATGAGCGTGGTGTTCGGCCTCGCCGACCGCATCACGGTGCTGGTTTACGGCGAAGTGATCGCGTCCGACGCGCCGGCCGCCATCCGCGGCAATGCCGCCGTGCAGGAAGCCTATCTCGGGACGGTGGCGGCATGA
- a CDS encoding efflux RND transporter permease subunit, which produces MIALVRIALSRPYTFVVLALLLLIIGPLAALRTPTDIFPDIRIPVIGVVWQYTGLPPDQMSGRITTPFQRALTTTVNDIEHIVANSYNGFGIIKIFFQPNVDIRTANAQVTAISQTLIKQMPPGATPPLILNYSASTVPIIQVALSGEGLTEQNLADIGINQLRTPLVTVPGAAIPYPFGGKQRQVQIDLNSTALQARGLSGQDVANALAAQNLITPVGTQKIGQFEYIIQLNNSPLKMEDLGGLPIKAVNGAMVYVRDVATVRDGNPPQTNIVHVDGNRSVLMMVLKAGATSTLDIISGIKQKVIDVKDSLPDALKIGFIGDQSVFVRGAIEGVATEGVIAALLTSVMILLFLGSWRSTVIIAVSIPLSVLGAIIMLSAIGETLNIMTLGGLALAVGILVDDATVTIENINYHLEQGKPVEQSIMDGANQIVTPAFVSLLCICIVFVPMFFLTGVARFLFVPMAEAVMFAMIWSFILSRTLVPTMAKYLLQPHVHHDGGPPPTRNPLVRFQRAFEARFERIRAGYRDLLSMALGRRPLFVTGFLAVVALSFLLVPFLGRNFFPAVDAGNILMHVRTQVGTRVEETANQLADVQKAIRKIIPPGEIETLADNIGMPISGINMTYNNTGVIGSQDADVQVKLREGHKPTAEYVQLLREQLPRLFPGLSFAFLPADIVSQILNFGAPAPIDLQVRGANVEANFAYASKLLGRIRRIPGIADARIQQSPNNPTFNIDVDRTRAQYVGLTERDVTNSLVVNLAGSSQVAPTYYLNPDNGVSYSIVMQTPQYQIDSLSALQALPITASGNPQSPILGGIADVKRATSSAVVSQYDIQSMVQIYATPQGRDLGAVAADVRALIADTAKDVPKGSSVVLLGQVQTMNSAFSGLLFGLLGAVVLIYFLIVVNFQSWSDPFVIITALPAALAGIVWMLFTTQTTLSVPALTGAIMCMGVATANSVLVISFARERYEELGDPVAAALEAGFVRFRPVLMTALAMIIGMAPMALGLGEGGEQNAPLGRAVIGGLIFATIATLMFVPVVFSMVHKKQGAKVAASPEIPHAAH; this is translated from the coding sequence ATGATCGCACTGGTACGTATTGCGCTGAGCCGGCCCTATACCTTTGTCGTGCTGGCGCTGCTTCTCCTGATCATCGGTCCGCTGGCTGCGCTGCGTACGCCCACCGACATCTTTCCGGACATCCGGATCCCCGTGATCGGGGTGGTCTGGCAGTATACCGGCCTGCCGCCCGATCAGATGTCGGGACGCATCACCACGCCGTTCCAGCGTGCGTTGACCACCACCGTCAACGACATCGAGCATATCGTCGCCAATTCCTATAACGGCTTCGGCATCATCAAGATCTTCTTTCAGCCGAATGTCGATATCCGCACCGCCAACGCCCAGGTGACGGCGATCTCGCAGACGCTGATCAAGCAGATGCCGCCGGGCGCCACGCCGCCGCTGATCCTCAATTACAGCGCGTCCACCGTGCCGATCATCCAGGTCGCGCTGTCGGGCGAGGGCCTCACCGAGCAGAACCTCGCCGACATCGGCATCAACCAGTTGCGCACGCCGCTCGTCACGGTACCCGGCGCCGCCATTCCCTATCCGTTCGGCGGCAAGCAGCGCCAGGTCCAGATCGACCTCAATTCGACGGCGCTGCAGGCCCGCGGCTTGTCCGGGCAGGATGTCGCCAACGCGCTGGCCGCGCAGAACCTGATCACGCCGGTCGGCACCCAGAAGATCGGCCAGTTCGAATACATCATCCAGCTCAACAACTCGCCGTTGAAGATGGAAGACCTCGGCGGATTGCCGATCAAGGCGGTCAACGGCGCCATGGTCTATGTCCGCGACGTCGCCACCGTGCGCGACGGCAACCCGCCGCAGACCAATATCGTGCATGTCGACGGCAACCGCTCGGTGCTGATGATGGTGCTGAAGGCGGGCGCGACCTCGACGCTCGATATCATTTCCGGCATCAAGCAGAAGGTGATCGACGTCAAGGACTCGCTGCCGGATGCGCTCAAGATCGGCTTCATCGGCGACCAGTCGGTGTTCGTTCGCGGCGCGATCGAGGGGGTAGCGACCGAAGGCGTTATCGCAGCGCTTTTGACCAGCGTGATGATCCTGCTGTTTCTCGGAAGCTGGCGTTCCACCGTCATCATCGCGGTCTCGATCCCGCTGTCGGTGCTCGGGGCGATCATCATGCTGTCGGCGATCGGCGAGACGCTCAACATCATGACACTCGGCGGGCTGGCGCTCGCGGTCGGCATTCTCGTCGACGACGCCACCGTGACCATCGAGAACATCAACTACCATCTGGAGCAGGGCAAGCCGGTCGAGCAGTCGATCATGGACGGCGCCAACCAGATCGTGACGCCGGCCTTCGTGTCGCTGTTGTGCATCTGCATCGTGTTCGTGCCGATGTTCTTCCTGACCGGCGTGGCGCGCTTCCTGTTCGTGCCGATGGCCGAAGCCGTGATGTTTGCGATGATCTGGTCGTTCATCCTGTCGCGTACGCTGGTGCCGACGATGGCGAAATATCTGCTGCAGCCGCACGTCCATCATGACGGCGGGCCGCCGCCGACGCGCAATCCGCTGGTGCGCTTCCAGCGCGCCTTCGAGGCCCGCTTCGAGCGGATCCGCGCCGGTTACCGCGATCTGCTGTCGATGGCGCTGGGGCGCCGGCCGCTGTTCGTGACCGGCTTCCTCGCCGTGGTCGCGCTGTCGTTCCTGCTGGTGCCGTTTCTCGGCCGCAACTTCTTTCCCGCGGTCGATGCCGGCAACATCCTGATGCATGTCCGCACCCAGGTCGGCACCCGCGTCGAGGAAACCGCCAACCAGCTCGCCGACGTGCAGAAGGCGATCCGCAAGATCATCCCGCCCGGCGAGATCGAAACGCTCGCCGACAATATCGGCATGCCGATTTCCGGCATCAACATGACCTACAACAACACCGGTGTGATCGGCTCGCAGGATGCCGACGTTCAGGTCAAGCTCAGGGAAGGTCACAAGCCGACGGCGGAATACGTCCAGCTGCTGCGCGAGCAGCTGCCCCGGCTGTTTCCGGGATTGAGCTTCGCGTTCCTGCCGGCCGACATCGTCAGCCAGATCCTGAATTTCGGCGCGCCGGCGCCGATCGACCTGCAGGTCCGCGGCGCCAACGTCGAGGCGAATTTCGCCTATGCCAGCAAGTTGCTGGGCCGGATCCGCCGGATCCCCGGCATCGCCGATGCGCGCATCCAGCAGTCGCCCAACAACCCGACCTTCAACATCGATGTCGACCGGACGCGCGCCCAATATGTCGGGCTGACCGAGCGCGACGTCACCAACAGCCTCGTCGTCAATCTCGCCGGCAGTTCACAGGTCGCGCCGACCTACTATCTCAACCCGGACAACGGCGTGTCCTATTCGATCGTGATGCAGACGCCGCAATACCAGATCGACTCGCTGAGTGCGCTGCAGGCGTTGCCGATCACGGCGAGCGGCAATCCGCAATCGCCGATTCTGGGCGGCATCGCGGACGTCAAGCGCGCGACCTCGAGCGCCGTCGTCTCGCAATACGACATCCAGTCGATGGTGCAGATCTACGCCACCCCGCAGGGGCGCGACCTCGGCGCGGTCGCCGCCGACGTCAGGGCCCTGATCGCCGACACGGCCAAGGATGTGCCGAAGGGCTCGTCGGTGGTGCTGCTCGGCCAGGTGCAGACCATGAACAGCGCGTTCTCCGGCCTGCTGTTCGGACTGCTCGGGGCGGTGGTGCTGATCTATTTCCTGATCGTGGTGAACTTTCAGTCCTGGTCCGACCCGTTCGTGATCATCACCGCGTTGCCGGCAGCCCTTGCCGGGATCGTCTGGATGCTGTTCACGACCCAGACCACGCTGTCGGTGCCGGCGTTGACCGGCGCCATCATGTGCATGGGCGTTGCGACCGCCAACAGCGTGCTGGTGATCAGCTTTGCCCGCGAGCGCTACGAGGAACTCGGCGATCCCGTAGCTGCAGCGCTGGAAGCCGGTTTTGTCCGCTTCCGCCCGGTGCTGATGACTGCGCTTGCGATGATCATCGGCATGGCGCCGATGGCGCTGGGCCTGGGCGAGGGCGGCGAGCAGAACGCGCCGCTCGGCCGCGCCGTGATCGGCGGGCTGATCTTCGCCACCATCGCGACCCTGATGTTTGTTCCCGTGGTATTTAGTATGGTACACAAGAAGCAAGGCGCCAAAGTCGCCGCCTCACCGGAGATTCCGCATGCCGCCCACTGA
- a CDS encoding flavin-containing monooxygenase codes for MPASPSVSGKPATSYDVVVVGAGFAGMYMLHRLRQQGMTARVYEQGDGVGGTWYWNRYPGARCDVESMQYSYSFSEELQQEWDWSERYAPQPEILKYANHVADRFNLRPDIQFNTRVERAVFDEAANLWSVATSDGNTVMAKFFVLATGCLSNAKMPDIRGLDGFKGKVYHTGHWPHEEVAFTGLRVGVIGTGSSAIQSVPIIAEQASQLTVFQRTANFSIPARNAELTEQERQSFRSRYPEIRQFAREIARNGIYTEMPDRGALDDGDNERRAKYEARWTSGGLTFMSVYNNLALEQAANDTAANFVREKIAEIVEDPQTAKLLQPNNHPIGSKRICIDTDYFKTFNRANVTLVDIKSNPIEEITENAVRTGAKDYEVDALVLATGFDAMTGSVAKIDIHGRGGQTLNDKWAAGPRTYLGLMSSGFPNLFVITGPGSPSVLSNMIVSIEQHVDWIADCISYMRDRGLDTMEAAVDAEDKWVAHVNEVAYATLYPQANSWYMGANVPGKPRIFMPYIGGVGPYRQICNDVAAKGYEGFVMAAAEQKKRAAS; via the coding sequence ATGCCCGCCTCACCATCCGTCTCCGGCAAACCCGCCACGTCCTACGATGTCGTCGTGGTCGGTGCGGGCTTTGCCGGCATGTACATGCTGCACCGGTTGCGCCAGCAGGGCATGACGGCGCGGGTCTATGAGCAGGGCGATGGCGTCGGCGGCACCTGGTACTGGAACCGCTATCCCGGTGCGCGCTGCGACGTCGAGAGCATGCAATATTCCTATTCGTTCTCGGAAGAGCTGCAGCAGGAATGGGATTGGAGCGAGCGCTACGCGCCGCAACCCGAAATCCTGAAATACGCCAACCATGTCGCCGACCGTTTCAATCTGCGGCCGGACATCCAGTTCAATACCAGGGTCGAGCGGGCCGTGTTCGACGAGGCGGCGAATCTCTGGTCGGTCGCGACGTCCGACGGCAATACCGTGATGGCCAAGTTTTTCGTGCTCGCCACCGGCTGCCTGTCGAACGCAAAAATGCCCGACATCAGGGGGCTCGATGGCTTCAAGGGCAAGGTCTATCACACCGGGCACTGGCCGCACGAGGAGGTCGCCTTCACCGGCCTGCGCGTCGGCGTGATCGGAACCGGGTCGTCGGCGATCCAGTCGGTGCCCATCATCGCCGAGCAGGCGAGCCAGTTGACCGTGTTTCAGCGCACCGCGAATTTCTCGATTCCCGCCCGCAATGCCGAGCTCACCGAACAGGAGCGGCAATCGTTTCGCTCGCGCTATCCGGAAATCCGGCAGTTCGCGCGCGAGATCGCACGCAACGGCATCTATACCGAAATGCCCGACCGCGGCGCACTCGACGATGGCGACAACGAACGCCGCGCGAAATACGAGGCGCGCTGGACCAGCGGCGGGCTCACCTTCATGTCGGTCTACAACAACCTCGCGCTGGAGCAGGCGGCCAACGACACCGCCGCCAATTTTGTCCGCGAGAAGATCGCCGAGATCGTCGAGGATCCCCAGACTGCAAAACTGCTGCAGCCGAACAACCATCCGATCGGCTCCAAGCGCATCTGCATCGATACCGATTATTTCAAGACCTTCAACCGGGCGAACGTTACCCTGGTCGACATCAAGTCGAACCCGATCGAGGAAATCACCGAAAACGCGGTGCGCACCGGGGCTAAGGACTACGAGGTCGATGCGCTGGTTCTTGCCACCGGCTTCGACGCCATGACGGGTTCCGTGGCCAAGATCGACATTCACGGCCGCGGCGGCCAGACGCTGAACGACAAATGGGCCGCGGGTCCGCGCACCTATCTCGGCCTGATGAGTTCAGGCTTTCCCAACCTCTTTGTCATCACCGGACCGGGCAGTCCGTCGGTGCTGTCGAACATGATCGTTTCGATCGAGCAGCATGTCGACTGGATCGCCGATTGCATCTCCTATATGCGCGACCGCGGCCTCGACACCATGGAAGCCGCAGTCGACGCGGAGGACAAATGGGTGGCCCATGTCAACGAGGTCGCCTACGCCACCCTCTATCCGCAAGCCAATTCCTGGTACATGGGCGCCAACGTCCCCGGCAAGCCCCGGATCTTCATGCCCTATATCGGCGGCGTCGGGCCGTACCGGCAGATCTGCAACGACGTCGCGGCGAAGGGCTATGAGGGGTTCGTGATGGCGGCGGCGGAACAGAAAAAACGCGCAGCGTCGTAA
- a CDS encoding efflux RND transporter periplasmic adaptor subunit, whose translation MPPTEQRPPVSHRKLGIFGVAAVVVAGLVVATGIRAREDSSSRLREWTDEQAVPTVAVALPSGRALTPTIDLPGRLEAYSRAPILARVSGYLKSWSADIGAKVKAGQVIAEIEAPDLDQQLLQARADLVSQQSSARLSEATLNRRKTLVASNFVSAQEIDERTADLANKVAAVNSGQANVERLEALAGYKKITVPFDGVVTARDTDVGALINAGGGAGPAMFVVSDITKLRVYVNVPQNFVPAIKIGAKAALTMPEYPNRTFAATVEASSQSVDISSGTTRMQLALDNSAGELMPGGYANVRLNLQRDAVPLHIPSSALIFNQNGLRVATVGPDDKVLFKAVTIARDLGKEIELASGVAADDRIITAPPDGLADGDPVRVVGPGAKGKPTASEKQDVKG comes from the coding sequence ATGCCGCCCACTGAACAGCGCCCCCCGGTCTCGCACCGGAAACTGGGCATATTCGGGGTTGCGGCGGTGGTCGTGGCAGGACTGGTCGTTGCAACCGGCATCCGCGCACGCGAGGATTCAAGTTCCAGGCTGAGGGAATGGACCGACGAACAGGCGGTTCCGACGGTCGCCGTGGCGCTGCCGAGCGGCCGGGCGCTTACGCCCACCATCGATCTGCCGGGCCGGCTGGAGGCCTATTCGCGTGCGCCGATCCTGGCCCGCGTCAGCGGCTACCTGAAGAGCTGGAGCGCCGATATTGGCGCCAAGGTCAAGGCCGGCCAGGTGATCGCCGAGATCGAGGCGCCGGACCTCGACCAGCAGTTGCTGCAGGCTAGAGCCGATCTCGTCAGCCAGCAGTCGAGTGCCAGACTGTCGGAAGCGACGTTGAACCGGCGCAAGACGCTGGTCGCCTCGAATTTCGTGTCGGCGCAGGAAATCGACGAGCGCACCGCCGACCTCGCCAACAAGGTGGCCGCCGTCAATTCCGGTCAGGCCAATGTCGAACGGCTGGAAGCGCTCGCCGGCTACAAGAAGATCACGGTGCCGTTCGACGGCGTCGTCACCGCGCGCGACACCGATGTCGGCGCGCTGATCAATGCCGGCGGCGGCGCCGGACCGGCAATGTTCGTGGTCTCCGACATCACCAAGCTGCGCGTCTATGTCAACGTGCCGCAGAACTTCGTGCCCGCGATCAAGATCGGCGCCAAGGCAGCACTCACCATGCCGGAATATCCGAACCGGACGTTTGCGGCCACCGTCGAGGCGTCCTCGCAATCGGTCGATATTTCCTCCGGCACCACGCGGATGCAGCTGGCGCTCGACAATTCCGCGGGCGAACTGATGCCCGGCGGTTACGCCAATGTCCGCCTCAACCTGCAGCGCGACGCGGTGCCGCTGCACATTCCCTCCAGCGCGCTGATTTTCAACCAGAACGGCCTGCGGGTCGCGACCGTCGGCCCCGACGACAAGGTGCTGTTCAAGGCCGTGACGATCGCCCGCGATCTCGGCAAGGAGATCGAACTGGCCTCGGGGGTCGCCGCCGACGACCGCATCATCACCGCGCCGCCGGACGGCCTCGCCGACGGCGATCCGGTCCGCGTGGTCGGCCCCGGCGCCAAGGGCAAGCCCACCGCGTCGGAAAAGCAGGACGTGAAGGGGTAG
- a CDS encoding ABC transporter ATP-binding protein: protein MLEVRDLHAYYGKSHILQGVDLSVDQGEIVSLLGRNGVGRSTACKTIMGLLPPVGSVAFKGRSIAGLRPDQIAHLGIGYVPEDRQVFPGLTVKQNLELGMKRAGVEGRWKFADVFALFPNLAARQDNPAGVLSGGEQQMLTMCRTLMGDPDLVIIDEPTEGLAPKLVEQVGTLLDEIAKRGTAILLVEQKLTIALRISRRLYVMGHGRIVFEGTPAALAANAGVRKEWLEV, encoded by the coding sequence ATGCTCGAGGTCCGCGATCTCCACGCCTATTACGGCAAGAGCCACATCCTGCAAGGCGTCGACCTCTCCGTCGATCAGGGCGAGATCGTCAGCCTGCTCGGCCGCAACGGGGTCGGCCGCTCGACCGCCTGCAAGACCATCATGGGGCTGCTGCCGCCGGTCGGAAGTGTTGCCTTCAAGGGCCGCTCGATCGCGGGGCTCAGGCCCGACCAGATCGCCCATCTCGGGATCGGCTACGTGCCCGAAGACCGCCAGGTGTTTCCCGGCCTCACCGTGAAACAGAACCTCGAGCTCGGGATGAAGCGCGCCGGCGTCGAAGGGCGCTGGAAGTTCGCCGACGTGTTCGCGCTGTTTCCCAACCTCGCCGCGCGCCAGGACAATCCCGCCGGCGTGCTGTCGGGCGGCGAGCAGCAAATGTTGACGATGTGCCGTACCCTGATGGGCGACCCTGATCTGGTCATCATCGACGAGCCGACCGAGGGCCTCGCGCCCAAACTGGTCGAGCAGGTCGGCACCCTGCTGGACGAAATCGCCAAGCGCGGCACGGCGATTCTTTTGGTGGAGCAGAAGCTCACCATCGCGCTACGGATTTCCCGCCGCCTCTACGTCATGGGCCACGGCCGCATCGTGTTCGAGGGCACGCCGGCGGCGCTCGCCGCCAACGCCGGCGTGCGCAAGGAGTGGCTGGAGGTTTAG
- a CDS encoding nitronate monooxygenase → MKSPICDMLGIEFPLLAFSHCRDVVAAVSRAGGFGVLGATAHSPESLEQELKWIDDHCDGKPYGLDVLIPENISTAGEKDVTWKSLEARISPQHRDFTRGLLKKYGIELTTANVADNQPQPFDAQRALELLDVSFQHPIKLIANALGVPPKAMIDKGRKHNVPVAALVGAKEHALRQVAAGVDILVVQGTEAGGHCGEVSTMVLVPEVIKAIKPIRDVPVLAAGGIMTGRQMAACMAMGAAGAWTGSVWLATVESETTEIFREKMIAASSRDAIRSKGRTGKPARQLRSVWTDAWDRGPDSPGALPMPLQSIISRDAFNSIDRAAAAGNAQARDLVSYFVGQGVGLIDSVKSAGAVVQEFKEDFVDAVEHMNALMEE, encoded by the coding sequence ATGAAATCGCCGATCTGCGACATGCTGGGAATTGAGTTCCCGCTGCTGGCCTTCAGCCACTGCCGCGACGTGGTTGCAGCCGTCAGTCGCGCCGGCGGCTTTGGCGTGCTGGGCGCTACCGCGCACTCCCCGGAATCGCTCGAGCAGGAACTGAAATGGATCGACGATCATTGCGACGGCAAGCCCTACGGGCTCGACGTGCTGATCCCCGAGAACATTTCAACCGCCGGTGAAAAGGACGTCACCTGGAAGAGCCTGGAGGCGCGGATTTCGCCGCAGCATCGCGACTTCACTCGCGGGTTGCTGAAGAAATACGGCATCGAACTGACGACGGCCAACGTCGCCGACAACCAGCCGCAGCCGTTCGATGCGCAGCGCGCGCTGGAACTGCTGGATGTTTCATTCCAGCATCCGATCAAGCTGATCGCGAATGCGCTGGGCGTGCCGCCGAAGGCGATGATCGACAAGGGCAGGAAGCATAATGTCCCGGTCGCGGCTTTGGTCGGCGCCAAGGAACACGCGCTGCGCCAGGTCGCGGCCGGCGTCGACATTCTGGTGGTGCAGGGCACCGAGGCCGGCGGCCATTGCGGCGAGGTCTCGACCATGGTGCTGGTGCCCGAGGTGATCAAGGCGATCAAGCCGATCCGCGACGTGCCGGTGCTCGCCGCCGGCGGCATCATGACCGGACGCCAGATGGCGGCCTGCATGGCGATGGGCGCGGCCGGCGCCTGGACCGGCTCGGTCTGGCTCGCCACCGTCGAGTCCGAAACCACCGAAATCTTCCGCGAGAAGATGATCGCGGCCTCCTCCCGTGACGCCATTCGCTCCAAGGGCCGCACCGGCAAGCCCGCGCGGCAACTGCGCTCGGTGTGGACCGATGCCTGGGACCGTGGCCCCGACAGCCCCGGCGCACTGCCGATGCCGCTGCAAAGCATCATCAGCCGCGACGCCTTCAACTCGATCGACCGCGCCGCTGCCGCCGGCAATGCGCAGGCACGCGACCTCGTCAGTTATTTCGTCGGTCAGGGCGTCGGCCTGATCGACAGCGTGAAATCCGCCGGCGCCGTGGTGCAGGAATTCAAGGAAGATTTCGTCGACGCGGTCGAGCACATGAACGCGTTAATGGAGGAGTGA